In one window of Zingiber officinale cultivar Zhangliang chromosome 11A, Zo_v1.1, whole genome shotgun sequence DNA:
- the LOC122031554 gene encoding cytochrome c1-like, translated as MLVMAGEEVAVAEEENRGDAEEEAGNGDTKDGAGADVVGTEKAGGDEDVANEGTEETGVVEAEDGADGEKRLEVVEAEDGADGGKRLKVEAAEDGADVEKRLEVEKAEDAADEEPKVERPKRDGEEPAEEEAPREKPVAEDEAAPAAVGAKEKGEAEEREKEEEAEETEGY; from the exons ATGCTGGTGATGGCAGGAGAGGAGGTAGCGGTagcagaagaagagaatagaGGGGACGCAGAGGAGGAGGCAGGAAACGGGGATACGAAGGATGGAGCTGGAGCAGACGTCGTCGGCACAGAAAAGGCGGGGGGAGATGAGGACGTAGCAAACGAAGGCACCGAAG AGACCGGGGTAGTAGAGGCGGAGGATGGAGCAGATGGCGAGAAAAGACTAGAGGTAGTAGAGGCGGAGGATGGAGCAGATGGCGGGAAAAGACTGAAGGTAGAAGCGGCGGAAGATGGAGCAGACGTCGAGAAAAGACTGGAGGTAGAAAAGGCTGAGGATGCGGCCGATGAGGAGCCAAAGGTTGAGAGGCCGAAGAGAGATGGGGAGGAACCGGCGGAGGAAGAAGCGCCTAGGGAGAAACCAGTGGCGGAAGATGAGGCGGCGCCAGCGGCGGTGGGAGCGAAGGAGAAGGGGGAggcggaggagagggagaaagaggaggaagcggAAGAGACTGAGG